A genomic window from Gemmatimonadaceae bacterium includes:
- a CDS encoding caspase family protein: MTPRAALRLILVLALAAGLDAVPVAAQDPGTRGVIPQRSTQQRVTGKRRALIVGVDQYQDRRIPQLRYASVDAMAFVGWLRSPASAANVDTMVILLNQDATREKFLDTYRSLVEATQENDELIVYFAGHGGVREVHNNVEGYLMPHDADSANIARRGISLDDINKEVSYLPGQSPVLLILDACRSGTLFNSNQLSRAAQTLGPNIRRLVSSEGTQDSQEGDQWEGHGAFTYFLLNGLYGMADANGDGNVTLAELGMWVVDRVSTETNQAQVPQVQPFDHKWGITGVVPSLRDSVARRVASRSSVGGARPTRGTGAPAGAAPPPPPPPAGGRPPAAAPSSAAPAPGSAAPRPTPTRRRGGEIRLSETITGALTLGSPVLDDSTRFDAWTFRGTQGQRVSITMRSSAFDPYLILTRAVDGRQQSVRQDDDGGGGTDARISIELPADGNYTIVANAVHKAALGDYTLAFESIARVQVTFAEAVRMADQHPRLEIGGTVRGSLTAESALLTDGSSFDAYSFEGRAGQVVEISMESTDFDAFLALGMAGSDSVVARDDDSGANSDALIVARLPRTGRYVILANSYGRDASGSYTLGIRTGLPTVATANVIGRAPTDRRIRIGQSVEGNLAEATEAMEDASPFQVWYFEGRAGQRVTLNLRSAEFDTYLHVAQVGGKQVLATDDDSGGGTNARITLALPANGMYAVVANALRPNGRGRYTLEMRDGSSIDWTAMTDRDVLAVADSFPALAAGQPVRGTLSARSPVRTDNTPFNGYVLQGRAGETVQIDMEASGFDAYLSIGIAGTDSIIGNDDDGGGGTNARLTVTFPRTGRYVVMANAIGKDARGDYTLRVGAGRAHVEIAEVLAARPAAPQMLRIGQTARGRLAESDPVLRDRTAFGTWFYEGRAGEQVTITMKSADFDAFLHLGVQGGTATLATDDDGAGGTDARITQILPRDGVYVIIANMLRPGSTGAYTLEVTSGGAPSGGAASGGGVAAATRSAMSNAAVLAMPVDPARRITVGTPVTGSLGADSCTLTDDSPFDAWYLEGRAGERVVITLRSSDFDAYVHIGRHGEQRLLANDDDSGGNTDSQLSFTFPANGTYVILANTFAAGASGRYRLEVSWASGSDDAAAGTK; this comes from the coding sequence ATGACCCCGCGCGCCGCGCTCCGCCTCATCCTCGTCCTCGCCCTCGCCGCGGGCCTCGATGCCGTCCCCGTCGCCGCCCAGGACCCGGGCACCCGCGGCGTCATCCCGCAACGCAGCACCCAGCAGCGCGTTACCGGGAAGCGACGCGCCCTCATCGTCGGGGTGGACCAGTACCAGGACCGGCGCATACCGCAGCTGCGCTACGCCTCCGTCGACGCGATGGCCTTCGTCGGCTGGCTCCGCTCGCCCGCCTCGGCCGCCAACGTGGACACGATGGTCATCCTGCTCAATCAGGATGCCACGCGCGAGAAGTTTCTCGACACCTACCGATCGCTCGTCGAGGCCACGCAGGAGAACGACGAGCTCATCGTGTACTTCGCCGGCCACGGTGGCGTGCGAGAGGTGCACAACAACGTCGAGGGCTACCTGATGCCCCACGACGCGGACAGCGCCAACATCGCGCGCCGCGGCATCTCGCTCGACGACATCAATAAGGAAGTGAGCTATCTGCCGGGCCAGAGCCCGGTGTTGCTGATCCTCGACGCCTGCCGCTCGGGCACGCTGTTCAATTCCAACCAGCTCAGCCGCGCTGCGCAGACGCTCGGTCCCAACATCCGACGCCTCGTCTCCAGCGAGGGCACGCAGGACTCACAGGAAGGCGACCAGTGGGAAGGGCACGGCGCCTTCACCTACTTCCTGCTCAACGGGCTCTACGGAATGGCCGATGCCAACGGCGACGGCAACGTCACCCTGGCCGAGCTCGGGATGTGGGTGGTGGACCGCGTCTCCACCGAGACCAACCAGGCGCAGGTCCCGCAGGTGCAGCCCTTCGACCACAAGTGGGGCATCACCGGTGTCGTGCCGTCACTCCGCGACTCCGTTGCGCGGCGCGTGGCCTCGCGCAGCAGCGTCGGCGGGGCGCGCCCCACCCGCGGCACCGGCGCGCCGGCTGGCGCGGCACCACCGCCACCGCCGCCGCCAGCCGGCGGACGCCCTCCCGCCGCCGCGCCCAGCTCGGCGGCGCCGGCACCCGGTTCCGCCGCGCCGCGCCCCACCCCCACGCGCCGACGCGGCGGCGAGATTCGCCTCAGCGAGACCATCACCGGTGCGCTCACGCTCGGCTCACCGGTCCTCGACGACAGCACGCGCTTCGACGCCTGGACCTTCCGCGGCACCCAAGGCCAGCGCGTCTCCATCACGATGCGCTCGTCGGCCTTCGACCCGTATCTGATCCTCACCCGCGCCGTCGACGGCCGCCAGCAGTCCGTGCGCCAGGATGACGACGGCGGCGGTGGCACCGATGCACGCATCAGCATCGAGCTTCCGGCCGACGGCAACTACACCATCGTCGCCAACGCCGTCCACAAGGCAGCGCTCGGCGACTACACGCTCGCCTTCGAGAGCATCGCGCGCGTGCAGGTCACCTTCGCCGAGGCTGTGCGGATGGCAGATCAGCATCCGCGCCTCGAAATCGGCGGAACCGTGCGCGGCTCGCTCACGGCAGAGAGCGCCCTGCTCACCGACGGATCCTCATTCGACGCCTACAGCTTCGAGGGACGCGCCGGCCAGGTCGTCGAGATCTCGATGGAGTCCACGGACTTCGACGCCTTCCTCGCCCTCGGTATGGCCGGCAGTGATTCCGTCGTCGCGCGCGATGACGACTCCGGCGCCAACAGCGACGCGCTGATCGTCGCGCGGCTGCCGCGCACCGGACGCTACGTCATCCTCGCCAACTCCTATGGTCGCGATGCAAGCGGATCCTACACGCTCGGCATCCGCACCGGGCTCCCGACCGTCGCCACCGCGAACGTCATCGGCCGCGCGCCGACCGATCGCCGCATCCGCATCGGCCAGTCGGTCGAGGGCAACCTCGCCGAGGCCACCGAGGCGATGGAAGACGCCTCGCCGTTCCAGGTGTGGTACTTCGAGGGCCGCGCCGGCCAGCGCGTGACCCTCAACCTGCGATCGGCGGAGTTCGACACCTACCTACACGTCGCCCAGGTGGGTGGCAAGCAGGTGCTCGCCACCGACGACGACTCCGGCGGCGGCACCAATGCGCGCATCACGCTCGCGCTCCCGGCCAACGGGATGTACGCCGTCGTCGCCAACGCGCTGCGGCCCAACGGACGCGGACGCTACACGCTCGAGATGCGCGACGGCAGCAGCATCGACTGGACCGCGATGACCGATCGCGACGTGCTCGCGGTGGCCGATTCGTTCCCCGCCCTCGCGGCCGGACAGCCCGTGCGTGGCACGCTCAGTGCGCGTAGCCCCGTGCGCACCGACAACACCCCCTTCAACGGCTACGTGCTCCAGGGCCGCGCCGGTGAGACCGTCCAGATTGATATGGAAGCCAGCGGCTTCGACGCCTACCTCAGCATCGGCATCGCCGGAACGGACAGCATCATCGGCAACGATGACGATGGCGGCGGCGGCACCAACGCCCGCCTCACCGTCACCTTCCCGCGCACCGGGCGCTACGTCGTGATGGCAAACGCCATCGGCAAGGACGCCCGCGGCGACTACACGCTGCGGGTCGGGGCCGGCCGCGCCCACGTCGAGATCGCCGAAGTGCTCGCCGCGCGCCCCGCCGCGCCGCAGATGCTGCGAATCGGCCAGACGGCCCGCGGACGGCTCGCCGAGTCGGACCCCGTGCTGCGCGACCGCACGGCCTTCGGGACCTGGTTCTACGAAGGACGCGCCGGCGAGCAGGTCACCATCACGATGAAGTCCGCCGACTTCGACGCCTTCCTGCACCTCGGCGTGCAGGGCGGCACGGCCACCCTGGCCACCGACGACGATGGCGCCGGCGGCACGGACGCGCGCATCACGCAGATCCTGCCGCGCGACGGCGTCTACGTGATCATCGCGAATATGCTGCGGCCCGGCAGCACGGGCGCCTACACGCTTGAGGTCACCAGCGGAGGTGCGCCGAGCGGCGGTGCTGCGAGCGGCGGGGGCGTCGCGGCAGCAACTCGCAGCGCGATGTCCAACGCCGCCGTGCTCGCGATGCCTGTCGATCCGGCCCGCCGAATCACCGTCGGTACGCCCGTCACCGGCAGCCTCGGCGCCGACTCGTGCACGCTCACCGACGACTCGCCTTTCGATGCCTGGTATCTCGAAGGGCGCGCCGGCGAGCGCGTGGTCATCACGCTGCGCTCGTCTGACTTCGACGCCTACGTGCACATCGGGCGGCACGGCGAACAGCGCCTCCTCGCCAACGACGACGACTCCGGCGGCAACACCGATTCCCAGCTCAGCTTCACGTTCCCGGCCAATGGGACGTACGTGATCCTCGCCAACACCTTCGCCGCCGGCGCCAGCGGGCGGTATCGCCTCGAAGTCAGCTGGGCCAGCGGCAGTGACGATGCCGCGGCCGGCACCAAGTAG
- a CDS encoding caspase family protein produces MHRPIARCLWLASFAVITSSTVAEAQTKRAVLVGINRYDAVSAPAGSQLAATATTRRITNLNGALNDATAMRDLLVGRFGFPAANARLMTDGEATRDAIIAAVNETLAQSQPGDVVVFFYAGHGSQRRNTLSPSPSRLDQTIVTADANIGAYDIRDKELGRLFNPFLDKGVELILIFDSCHSGSITRGGLSQAVERWAAIDERDAADPGMARDESPDRRGALVISAAQDYQSALERPDATGNPRGIFTVSLIETLNTVPPGESAVNVFRRLRARMQMDGVPQEPVLDATMQRQQRPVFGGASAGDGSTSVAVLRVSSGGVELQGGPALGIRPGAVLRKLSTGADSSIRVTVDSVLGISRTRGRVTTGSANRVQVGDLFVLERWVSAPSAGITLYVPPSGPDRATLEAVADSISELRGEDGIEWLDDLAQLPADSLPFFVMQWTGAGWELRQSGGAAIALPRRPTAAVLRERLLRAKGDAPAARFFLNLPPTAAVASQLRAAFPSGSSVVLGTELATATYALVGRIGGAGIQYALVQPTASQALAQTSPLPLRTDWTELGDGDASGLRELTDKAFTLARVRSWFLLEAPPGGASFPYRLAFRRLSDNALRTEGEFRAGETYEVELVADSAAVTNRIERRRIYVFAIDSHGNAGLVYPQGANVENRVPFDRGPDGRWPTNIPLGPQSQFGIGAPFGVDSFLLLASDEIIEPWAFEWSGVRSATRGAGSGPLSDLLGGTGTRTRGTVTQAPLSWSLDRVVIRTIDR; encoded by the coding sequence ATGCATCGCCCGATCGCCCGCTGCCTCTGGCTCGCCAGCTTCGCCGTCATCACGTCATCTACCGTCGCCGAGGCGCAGACCAAACGCGCCGTGCTTGTCGGCATCAACCGCTACGACGCCGTGAGCGCCCCGGCTGGATCGCAGCTCGCTGCCACCGCGACGACGCGACGCATCACGAACCTCAACGGCGCGCTGAACGACGCGACGGCGATGCGCGACCTCTTGGTCGGACGCTTCGGGTTTCCGGCCGCCAACGCGCGGTTGATGACGGACGGCGAGGCGACGCGTGACGCGATCATCGCGGCCGTGAACGAGACGTTGGCGCAGTCGCAGCCGGGCGACGTGGTGGTGTTCTTCTATGCAGGGCACGGCTCGCAGCGGCGCAACACGCTGTCGCCGAGCCCGAGCCGGCTGGACCAGACGATCGTGACGGCCGATGCCAACATCGGCGCCTACGACATCCGCGACAAGGAACTCGGACGGCTCTTCAATCCCTTCCTCGACAAGGGCGTGGAGCTGATCCTGATCTTCGACAGCTGCCATTCCGGTTCGATCACGCGCGGCGGTCTCTCGCAGGCAGTCGAGCGCTGGGCGGCAATCGACGAGCGCGATGCCGCCGACCCCGGGATGGCACGCGACGAGTCACCCGATCGCCGCGGTGCGCTGGTGATCTCGGCGGCGCAGGACTATCAGAGCGCGTTGGAGCGACCGGACGCGACGGGCAATCCGCGCGGCATCTTCACGGTGTCGTTGATCGAGACGCTCAACACCGTGCCGCCCGGCGAGTCGGCGGTGAACGTGTTCCGCCGCCTGCGCGCACGGATGCAGATGGACGGCGTGCCGCAGGAGCCGGTGCTCGACGCGACGATGCAGCGCCAGCAGCGCCCGGTCTTCGGCGGCGCGTCAGCGGGCGACGGCAGCACCTCGGTCGCGGTGCTGCGCGTCTCGTCGGGCGGCGTAGAGTTGCAGGGCGGGCCGGCGTTGGGCATCCGGCCGGGTGCGGTGCTGCGCAAGCTCTCCACGGGCGCCGACTCGAGCATCCGCGTCACGGTGGACAGCGTGCTCGGCATCAGCCGGACGCGCGGCCGCGTGACCACCGGCTCGGCGAACCGCGTGCAGGTCGGTGACTTGTTCGTGCTGGAGCGTTGGGTGTCGGCGCCCAGCGCGGGAATTACGCTGTATGTGCCGCCAAGCGGGCCCGACCGCGCGACGCTCGAAGCGGTGGCGGATTCGATCAGCGAACTGCGGGGCGAGGACGGCATCGAATGGCTGGACGACCTGGCGCAGCTCCCTGCCGACTCACTGCCGTTCTTCGTGATGCAATGGACGGGTGCGGGCTGGGAGCTGCGTCAGAGCGGCGGTGCGGCCATCGCGCTGCCGCGGCGTCCCACGGCCGCGGTGCTGCGTGAGCGCTTGCTGCGCGCCAAGGGCGATGCGCCGGCGGCGCGATTCTTCCTGAACCTCCCTCCGACGGCAGCAGTGGCGTCGCAACTACGCGCCGCGTTCCCGAGCGGGAGCTCGGTGGTGCTGGGCACGGAGCTGGCGACGGCGACCTACGCGCTGGTCGGCCGCATCGGCGGTGCGGGCATTCAGTACGCGCTCGTGCAACCGACGGCGTCGCAGGCGTTGGCGCAGACCTCGCCGCTGCCGCTGCGCACCGACTGGACCGAGCTCGGTGACGGCGACGCGAGCGGTTTGCGTGAGCTGACGGACAAGGCCTTCACGCTGGCGCGGGTGCGCTCGTGGTTCCTGCTCGAGGCGCCGCCGGGGGGCGCGAGCTTCCCGTACCGCCTGGCATTCCGGCGCCTCTCGGACAACGCGCTGCGTACCGAGGGCGAGTTCCGTGCGGGCGAGACCTATGAAGTGGAACTGGTCGCCGATTCAGCGGCGGTGACGAACCGCATCGAGCGCCGCCGCATCTATGTGTTCGCGATCGACTCGCACGGCAACGCCGGATTGGTCTACCCGCAGGGGGCGAACGTCGAGAACCGCGTGCCCTTCGACCGCGGACCCGACGGGCGCTGGCCGACGAACATCCCGCTGGGCCCGCAGAGTCAGTTTGGAATCGGGGCGCCGTTTGGCGTCGACTCGTTCCTGCTGCTGGCTTCGGACGAGATCATCGAGCCCTGGGCCTTCGAGTGGTCCGGCGTGCGGAGCGCGACGCGCGGAGCCGGCTCCGGTCCACTGTCGGATCTGCTTGGGGGCACGGGTACCCGGACCCGAGGCACCGTGACCCAGGCGCCGCTGAGCTGGTCGCTGGATCGCGTTGTTATCCGTACTATTGACCGTTGA
- a CDS encoding M48 family metalloprotease, whose amino-acid sequence MHSLRSLIARSLAALLVAGVVAPVLGAQALRAADNMYTVEELRSIADQVIRDRVQRFGRDTDPQRRADIGGLINTIQRTVGYSAHPLKWEIVMDSSLNASAIPGGGMLINVGLALYCDQYAGPRSGNDATRKRRIYMGCLAAVIGHEFGHLELGHTENLGQTINRRQEMQRRLRMASKFSEAVRDSVLMAATRFERNQELEADRAGAIYILRVGYEVQDAIDLFDSMDRDERNSPAWRNRITWTGGHPRSAERVAMLEIARGELKLLQRDYDDAIALIQAEELPDTALAMLDRVLAAFPNLAAARHARAVVLAQQWLAGADPSELRVRPMLPAYDARFMGSIRGSNPNQGRAARAPAREAFTALFHRDAHPYTLANLAVIEAYDGDINGAIEKANLAASKAPRDPAVLNNLGIVLFLANRNAEAKDAFQRAEQAAGNNPSPQILFNNARIAAATGDNASAARYASRYLQRDRGSNWSREAQTLGGTGGGNAGGNAGGGNAGSAAPAARTAPMPSINGAELGAARSRLVAALGEPDGGQDAAGTVWRYPARGLTVLLDEEGRSKMFIVESRAGGALGGVTVGDRYDAVTRAQGQPDLEQQAQQGTVYRWNRGGWNLLTIVNNGAVIAVGAGRN is encoded by the coding sequence ATGCACTCGCTCCGTTCGCTCATCGCTCGAAGTCTCGCCGCGCTGCTGGTGGCCGGCGTGGTCGCACCGGTCCTCGGCGCCCAAGCGCTCCGTGCGGCCGACAATATGTACACGGTCGAGGAGCTGCGGAGCATCGCAGACCAGGTGATCCGCGATCGCGTGCAGCGCTTTGGGCGCGACACCGACCCGCAGCGTCGGGCGGATATCGGCGGGCTGATCAACACGATCCAGCGCACGGTGGGTTACAGCGCGCACCCGCTGAAGTGGGAGATCGTGATGGACTCCTCGTTGAACGCCTCGGCGATCCCAGGCGGCGGGATGCTGATCAACGTCGGCCTCGCGCTGTACTGCGACCAGTACGCCGGCCCGCGATCGGGTAACGACGCGACGCGTAAGCGGCGCATCTATATGGGATGCCTGGCGGCGGTGATCGGCCACGAATTCGGGCACCTTGAGCTCGGTCACACCGAGAACCTCGGCCAGACGATCAATCGTCGGCAGGAGATGCAGCGACGGTTGCGAATGGCCTCGAAGTTCAGCGAGGCGGTGCGTGACTCGGTGCTGATGGCGGCGACGCGCTTTGAGCGGAACCAGGAGCTGGAGGCGGACCGCGCCGGTGCAATCTACATCCTGCGTGTGGGCTACGAAGTGCAGGACGCGATCGACCTCTTTGACTCGATGGACCGCGACGAGCGCAACAGCCCGGCGTGGCGCAACCGCATCACCTGGACCGGAGGTCACCCGCGCTCGGCCGAGCGCGTGGCGATGCTGGAGATTGCGCGTGGCGAGCTGAAGCTGCTGCAGCGCGACTACGACGACGCGATCGCGCTGATCCAGGCCGAGGAACTGCCGGACACGGCGCTGGCGATGCTGGACCGCGTGTTGGCGGCCTTCCCGAACCTGGCGGCGGCGCGGCACGCACGCGCGGTGGTGCTGGCGCAGCAGTGGCTGGCCGGTGCGGACCCGAGCGAGCTGCGCGTGCGCCCGATGCTGCCGGCCTACGACGCCCGCTTTATGGGCTCGATCCGCGGTTCGAACCCGAACCAGGGTCGGGCGGCCCGAGCGCCTGCCCGCGAGGCGTTCACGGCGCTGTTCCACCGCGACGCGCATCCGTACACGCTGGCGAACCTGGCGGTGATCGAGGCCTACGACGGCGACATCAACGGGGCCATCGAGAAGGCGAACCTCGCGGCATCGAAGGCGCCGCGTGACCCGGCGGTGCTCAACAACCTCGGCATCGTCTTGTTCCTCGCCAACCGCAACGCCGAGGCCAAGGACGCCTTCCAGCGTGCGGAGCAGGCGGCGGGCAACAATCCGTCGCCGCAGATCCTGTTCAACAACGCGCGCATCGCGGCGGCCACGGGTGACAACGCGTCGGCCGCGCGCTACGCCAGCCGCTACCTGCAGCGTGATCGCGGGTCGAACTGGTCGCGCGAGGCGCAGACACTCGGCGGCACTGGCGGCGGCAATGCCGGTGGCAACGCGGGTGGTGGTAACGCCGGCAGCGCCGCGCCCGCGGCGCGCACGGCGCCGATGCCGAGCATCAACGGCGCGGAGCTCGGTGCCGCGCGCTCGCGCCTCGTGGCAGCGCTGGGCGAGCCGGACGGCGGCCAGGACGCGGCGGGCACGGTGTGGCGGTATCCGGCCCGCGGCCTGACCGTACTGCTCGACGAAGAAGGCCGTTCGAAGATGTTCATCGTCGAAAGCCGCGCCGGCGGAGCGCTCGGCGGCGTGACCGTCGGCGACCGATACGACGCGGTCACCCGCGCACAGGGCCAGCCGGATCTGGAGCAGCAGGCGCAACAGGGGACGGTGTACCGCTGGAATCGCGGCGGCTGGAACCTCCTGACCATCGTGAACAACGGAGCCGTTATCGCCGTCGGTGCTGGCCGAAACTGA